In Excalfactoria chinensis isolate bCotChi1 chromosome 3, bCotChi1.hap2, whole genome shotgun sequence, one DNA window encodes the following:
- the TFB2M gene encoding dimethyladenosine transferase 2, mitochondrial: protein MRAGRALPGAAGCGRLLVAGLRPLLGGPGPCGVTVRRAAGRWPSPGLRVPQAAEVERLVLRASGPCGRFIACPQLARTVQRCLQAGSGPQPVVLECAPGPGVLTRTLLNAGLRVVALESHPAFLSKLQSLENSLDGQLKVIYGDFFRLDPLVTGAVQPPAVCSDKLFEAMGIAAVPWTADVPVKIFGIFPQRKERNTLWRLLFILYECSSIYRYGRVELNVFISEKEYKVLTAKPGEMRTYQALSVLWQVGCDIQLLHMEPWSSFLTNLKNGRLAIPRSTRLPNDHLCLVRLTPQPNLFTGGLKPANSATFIFMVKQCLTKPRSKLFDRLNSWSLDNAAKLLKALEIPKYVETGNVYPEDYKRLFCGLQNSSVFAESWFHDEVLESIRNINL from the exons ATGCGGGCAGGCCGGGCTCTGCCGGGCGCGGCGGGCTGCGGCCGCCTCCTCGTGGCGGGGCTGCGGCCGCTGCTGGGCGGGCCGGGGCCGTGCGGGGTGACGGTACGGCGGGCCGCGGGGCGATGGCCGAGCCCGGGCCTGCGGGTGCCGCAGGCGGCCGAGGTGGAGAGGCTGGTCCTGCGGGCCAGCGGCCCCTGCGGCCGCTTTATCGCCTGCCCGCAGCTGGCGCGCACCGTGCAGCGCTGCCTGCAGGCCGGCTCCGGCCCGCAGCCCGTCGTGCTGGAGTGCGCGCCCG GTCCTGGAGTCTTGACCCGGACTCTGCTCAATGCAGGTCTCAGAGTGGTAGCTCTAGAAAGTCACccagctttcctttccaaacTACAG TCCTTAGAGAATAGCCTGGATGGACAATTAAAGGTAATTTACGGTGATTTCTTCAGACTGGATCCTTTGGTTACTGGAGCAGTGCAACCTCCTGCTGTGTGTTCTGACAAACTTTTTGAGGCCATGGGTATAGCAGCAGTTCCTTGGACAGCAG ATGTACCTGTGAAAATTTTTGGGATCTTTCCgcaaagaaaggagaggaacaCGCTTTGGAGACTACTTTTTATCCTGTATGAATGCAGTTCAATATACAGATATGGAAGAGTAGAACTCAACGTCTTTATAAGCGAAAAAGAATATAAG GTATTAACAGCAAAGCCTGGGGAAATGAGAACTTACCAGGCACTTTCTGTGCTTTGGCAAGTGGGATGTGACATTCAGCTACTGCACATG GAACCCTGGTCATCTTTTCTAACTAATCTGAAAAATGGGCGACTGGCAATTCCAAGGAGCACG agGCTGCCAAATGACCATTTATGTTTGGTACGACTGACTCCCCAGCCAAACCTATTTACGGGGGGCTTGAAGCCCGCTAATTCAGCTACCTTTATTTTCATGGTGAAGCAGTGTCTTACTAAGCCCAGGTCTAAGCTTTTTGATAGACTAAA ttcatgGAGCTTGGACAATGCTGCCAAATTATTGAAAGCTCTAGAAATTCCCAAATACGTTGAGACGGGTAATGTATACCCAGAGGACTACAAGCGGCTGTTTTGTGGTTTGCAAAACTCCAGTGTGTTCGCTGAAAGCTGGTTCCATGATGAGGTCTTGGAAAGTATAAGGAACATAAACTTGTGA